A genome region from Halorussus pelagicus includes the following:
- a CDS encoding DUF7545 family protein, which translates to MTDTEVETVTYTIESPEGETEDLTLPKGVVDLLREDESETDTSVLGDLTMLSFAQQAHALVHHAPEEPSDEVLANEEKTMELFEERFGQTFGEMTGHSH; encoded by the coding sequence ATGACTGACACCGAAGTCGAGACGGTAACGTACACCATCGAGTCGCCCGAGGGCGAGACCGAAGACCTGACGCTTCCGAAAGGCGTCGTTGACCTGCTCCGCGAGGACGAGTCGGAGACCGACACCTCGGTACTTGGCGACCTGACGATGCTCTCGTTCGCACAGCAGGCCCACGCGCTCGTCCACCACGCGCCCGAGGAACCCAGCGACGAAGTCCTCGCCAACGAGGAGAAGACGATGGAACTGTTCGAGGAGCGCTTCGGCCAGACGTTCGGCGAGATGACCGGCCACTCCCACTAA
- a CDS encoding TetR/AcrR family transcriptional regulator — protein MDAETSEQMMEATYRALCEHGYADLTMQRIADESSVSKATFHYHFDTKEELLNAFLDHLLAQFEGRLACEASDPRERLDTLLEAIFSRAEDSSPIALIELKAQSPYHDTYRERFVEMDDRLREVIASAVRDGIESGQFDDADPEKVARFIVTAINGAHVREVALGEAPSETRRLVEEHLEHELGRTPEVAA, from the coding sequence ATGGATGCAGAGACTTCCGAACAGATGATGGAGGCGACGTACCGTGCCCTCTGCGAACACGGCTACGCCGACCTGACGATGCAGCGGATAGCCGACGAATCGTCCGTCTCGAAGGCGACGTTTCACTACCACTTCGACACGAAAGAGGAGTTGCTGAACGCGTTTCTCGACCACCTGCTGGCGCAGTTCGAGGGACGACTGGCCTGCGAGGCGAGCGACCCGCGGGAACGACTCGACACCCTTCTGGAGGCGATATTCTCGCGCGCCGAGGACAGTTCCCCCATCGCGCTCATCGAACTGAAGGCCCAGTCTCCGTATCACGACACCTACCGCGAGCGGTTCGTGGAGATGGACGACCGACTGCGAGAGGTCATCGCCAGCGCCGTCCGCGACGGCATCGAGTCGGGGCAGTTCGACGACGCCGACCCGGAGAAGGTCGCGCGGTTCATCGTCACGGCGATAAACGGCGCGCACGTCCGGGAAGTCGCGCTCGGTGAAGCCCCGAGCGAGACCCGACGGCTGGTCGAGGAACATCTCGAACATGAACTGGGACGCACGCCGGAGGTGGCCGCGTGA
- a CDS encoding MATE family efflux transporter: MNFFKGQEELELTEGNIVKPLIYLSLPIVVTNLMQTAYNLADTFWLGQYSTEALAAISFGFPMVFLLISLGMGLSVAGSVLVAQHTGADETEQAEYAASQTVSFAFIASVILGAVGYPFVRPFLDFLGASPEVLPGATAYMQVIALGLPFMFGFFVFISLMRGAGDTITPMFVMGGTVVLNVILDPFLINGWNIGPLAVPELGIEGAAIATVFSRSVAMLVGLAIMLAGNRGIQINLEDMRPDFEYLRKILQIGIPASIEGTGRALSINALLIIVGLFPTTVVAAYGIGTRVFSVIFLPAIAVARGVETMTGQNIGAGKYDRAAKANYVAAKGLFVVLALAGVLIFLIPTPIVAVFTNDPEVLAEGATFLRYVALSFGFIGIMRAFTGGLRGAGKTMVAAVISIVTLAGIRLPVAYVASQFRLQIPFVPTDAIFGVRGIWIAFFISNVSGAIIAYLWFSQDTWRDGDVRGTPSQGAVDSDDGDAAISDD, translated from the coding sequence GTGAACTTCTTCAAGGGACAGGAGGAACTCGAACTCACCGAGGGCAACATCGTCAAGCCGCTCATCTACCTCTCGCTCCCCATCGTCGTCACGAACCTGATGCAGACGGCGTACAACCTCGCCGACACGTTCTGGCTCGGCCAATACTCGACGGAGGCGCTGGCGGCGATTAGCTTCGGCTTCCCGATGGTGTTCCTGCTTATCTCGCTCGGGATGGGACTGTCGGTGGCAGGGAGCGTCCTCGTCGCCCAGCACACCGGAGCCGACGAGACCGAGCAAGCCGAGTACGCCGCCTCCCAGACGGTCTCGTTCGCGTTCATCGCGTCGGTGATTCTCGGTGCGGTCGGCTACCCGTTCGTCCGGCCGTTCCTCGACTTCCTCGGGGCCTCGCCGGAGGTCCTTCCGGGCGCGACGGCCTACATGCAGGTCATCGCGCTCGGTCTCCCGTTCATGTTCGGGTTCTTCGTGTTCATCTCGCTCATGCGCGGCGCTGGCGACACGATTACCCCGATGTTCGTGATGGGCGGGACGGTCGTTCTCAACGTCATCCTCGACCCGTTCCTCATCAACGGGTGGAATATCGGACCGCTGGCAGTCCCCGAGCTCGGTATCGAAGGGGCCGCCATTGCGACGGTGTTCTCCCGGAGCGTGGCGATGTTGGTCGGTCTCGCCATCATGCTCGCGGGGAATCGCGGCATCCAGATCAACCTCGAAGACATGCGACCGGACTTCGAGTATCTGCGGAAGATTCTCCAAATCGGCATCCCCGCGAGCATCGAGGGGACCGGCCGCGCGCTCTCGATCAACGCGCTCCTGATAATCGTCGGCCTGTTCCCGACGACCGTCGTCGCGGCCTACGGTATCGGCACGCGGGTGTTCTCGGTCATCTTCCTCCCGGCCATCGCCGTCGCGCGCGGCGTCGAGACGATGACCGGCCAGAACATCGGCGCAGGGAAGTACGACCGCGCGGCGAAGGCGAACTACGTCGCCGCGAAGGGTCTGTTCGTCGTCCTCGCGCTCGCTGGCGTCCTTATCTTCCTGATTCCGACGCCCATCGTCGCGGTGTTCACCAACGACCCCGAGGTGCTGGCGGAAGGCGCGACCTTCCTGCGGTACGTCGCGCTCTCGTTCGGCTTCATCGGCATCATGCGGGCGTTCACCGGCGGACTCCGCGGCGCGGGCAAGACGATGGTCGCCGCCGTGATCTCCATCGTGACGCTGGCCGGGATTCGACTTCCGGTCGCCTACGTCGCCTCGCAGTTCCGTCTCCAGATTCCGTTCGTCCCCACTGACGCCATATTCGGCGTCAGGGGTATCTGGATCGCGTTCTTCATCTCGAACGTCTCGGGCGCGATTATCGCGTACCTGTGGTTCTCGCAGGACACATG